The DNA sequence CCGAAGAGCGTCCGCGCCGCGACAGCGCGCCCCGTCGCGCCGCCGGTGCGGCCGCCGGAGCCGGCTACGCCGCAGGTCGCAGCGACTGGTCGCGCGGACCGGAGCGCACGCAGGCCCACGAGCAGCACGTGGACGTGGTCCATGAGCGTCTGCAGGCCGAGGCGATCCAGGCGAACGACGTCGAGGGCGTGACCTTCGGCTCGCTCGGACTCGGCGACAACATCGTCCGCACGCTCGCCGACCTCGGCGCGGCATCCCCGTTCGCGATCCAGGCCGCGACGATCCCCGAGATCATCGCGGGGCGCGACGTGCTCGCCCGTGGTCGCACCGGTTCGGGCAAGACGATCGCGTTCGGCTCCCCCCTCGTCGAGAACGTGCTGCGTGCCGGCGCGGGCAAGCGCCGCGAGTTCGGCCGCAAGCCCAAGGCGCTCATCCTGGCGCCCACGCGCGAGCTCGCGCTGCAGATCGACCGCACGATCCAGCCGATCGCGCGCAGCGTCGGCCTGTTCACGACGCAGATCTACGGCGGCGTGCCCCAGGCCCGCCAGGTCGGGGCGCTCAAGAAGGGCGTCGACATCATCATCGGCACGCCCGGCCGCATCGAAGACCTCATCACGCAGCGCAAGCTCGACCTGAGCGAGGTCATGGTCGCGGTGATCGACGAGGCCGACCACATGTGCGAACTCGGATTCCTCGAGCCCGTCCAGCGCATCCTCCGCGAGACCGCGGAAGGATCCCAGAAGCTCCTGTTCTCAGCGACGCTGGACCGCGAGGTCTCCGCGCTCGTGGACGAGTTCCTGGTGAATCCCTCGGTTCACGAGGTCGCCGGCGAAGACCAGGCCTCGAGCACGATCGACCACCGCGTCCTGGTGATCGAGCACCGCGACAAGGCGCAGATCCTCGACCAGCTCGTCGACCGCGAGGGCAAGACCCTCGTGTTCGCGCGAACGCGCGCGTTCGCCGAGATGCTCGCCGAGCAGTTCGACGACGCCGGCATCCCTGCCGTCTCCCTGCACGGCGACCTCAACCAGCAGCGCCGCACGCGCAACCTGGAGCGGCTGACCTCGGGTCGGGTGAATGTGCTCGTGGCGACCGATGTCGCCGCGCGCGGCATCCACGTCGACGACATCGATCTGGTGATCCAGGCCGATCCGCCGGACGAGTACAAGACGTACCTGCACCGCGCCGGCCGCACCGGCCGCGCGGGCAAGGTGGGCCGGGTCGTGACGCTCATCACCCGCCAGCGTCGCCGCAAGATGACCGAGATGCTCGAGCGCGCCGAGATCGACGCGCCGTTCCAGGACGCTCGTCCCGGTGACGACACGATCGAGGAGCTGGCCGGCCGGATGCCGTCCGAGGCCGAGCTCACCGCGTAGCGCGCACGCCCCACACGAGAACGGCGCATCCGCAGGACGATCCGAGAGATCAGGTCCTGCGGATGCGCCGTTCTCCTGCAGGAGGTCAGAACAGCCGTGCCGCCTCGGCCTCGCGACCCCGCGAGGTGGTCACGAACTGCGGACGCGCGGCGAGCCCCGGCATCGGGGATCGGCGCGGCGCGTCCTCCTCGGCGCGCCCGTCGAGCCCGTGCACGCGCAATAGAGGTCGGACACGCTTGGCGAGCCACGTCCGGTACGGCTTCGGCGCGTTCGCCGCCGCGCCCGGGTACAGCCCGAGATAGGACGAGACGAGTTCGGGATGCCGCTCCCCGAGCCACTGCATGAACCACTGCTTGGCGC is a window from the Microbacterium lacus genome containing:
- a CDS encoding DEAD/DEAH box helicase gives rise to the protein MPKSKKPAGGRAAKNFEPRYGEKKTSFHDRTRTGAKPGSKSPNHRGYRAPEETAAGSSAPKTRWTATQRAGRDEARGIRSHAQGERPARSYDDRPARSYDDRPARRSNEDRPARREYGNDRPARSYDDRPARRSNDERPARREYGNDRPARSYDDRPARRSNDERPARREYGNDRPARSYDDRPARRSNEDRPARREYGNDRPARSYDDRPARRSNDERPARREYGNDRPARSYDDRPARRSNEDRPARRAYGNDRPQRSSEERPRRDSAPRRAAGAAAGAGYAAGRSDWSRGPERTQAHEQHVDVVHERLQAEAIQANDVEGVTFGSLGLGDNIVRTLADLGAASPFAIQAATIPEIIAGRDVLARGRTGSGKTIAFGSPLVENVLRAGAGKRREFGRKPKALILAPTRELALQIDRTIQPIARSVGLFTTQIYGGVPQARQVGALKKGVDIIIGTPGRIEDLITQRKLDLSEVMVAVIDEADHMCELGFLEPVQRILRETAEGSQKLLFSATLDREVSALVDEFLVNPSVHEVAGEDQASSTIDHRVLVIEHRDKAQILDQLVDREGKTLVFARTRAFAEMLAEQFDDAGIPAVSLHGDLNQQRRTRNLERLTSGRVNVLVATDVAARGIHVDDIDLVIQADPPDEYKTYLHRAGRTGRAGKVGRVVTLITRQRRRKMTEMLERAEIDAPFQDARPGDDTIEELAGRMPSEAELTA